GTACTTGCTTATAAAATTACATTTTGGATAAACACTGCAACCATAAAATTTACCGCGTTTAGAAAAACGCTCTACTATCTCGCCTTCTTTGCAGCTTGGGCAAGTAATACCTATGCCATTTGCTTTGGCTTTTGGCGCCTCTTCGCTTTTATTTTCGCTTTTTAAATTCCTTGAATATTTACATTTTGGAAAATTCAAACACGCTATAAACTCGCCATATCTGCCTTTTCTAATGGCAAGCTCACCACCACAATCAGGGCAAGTTTCGCCCAATTTTGTCACCGTTTTTAAACTTGCGATTTTTGTTTTTCCTTCTTCAATTTTTCTCATAAAAGGATAGTAAAATTCTTTTAAAGTTTCTTGCCAATCTGCTTTATCTTCGGCAATTTCATCTAAAGTATTTTCTAAATTTGAAGTGAATTTACTATCGACTATATCGCTGAAATTTTTTTCAAGTACTTCAGTAACCGTAAAAGCAACTTCACTAGGAATGAGTTGTTTTTTATCAATTTTCACATAATCACGACTCGTAAGGATAGAAATCGTCGGTGCATAAGTTGATGGACGCCCTATTCCTAAACTTTCGAGCTTTTTTACAAGTCCAGCTTCAGAATACCTTGAAGGTGGTTCTGTAAAATGAGAGTTTATTTCTAAATTTTGTATTTTTAAATTCTCACCGATTTTAAAATTTGGCAAAATTTTATCCTTATCCATATCGCCATAAACCTTATAATATCCATCAAAAAGGATTTTTCTACCGCTTATCTTAAATACAGCCTTATCGTTATTTACAAAGACATTTTGAGTTTGCGAAATAGCAGGATTCATTTGACAAGCTAGGAAACGATTATAAATTAAACTATAAAGTTTTAACTCATCTTTATCTAAAAATTTAGCCGCAATTTGCGGAGTAAAACTTAAATTTGTAGGACGAATGGCTTCGTGCGCTTCTTGTGCACCTTTTGTCTTTGTGGCATAAACATTGGCTTTGCTTGGCAAATATTCTTTTCCAAAATTTTCTTTTATAAACACCCTTGCATTTTCAACTGCTTCTTTGGCTAAATTTAAACTATCTGTTCTCATATAGGTAATAACGCCCATTATACCCTCGTGAGTATTTACTCCTTCATAAAGTTTTTGCGCTATCATCATAGTTTTTTTAGGATTAAACCCCAAACGATTGCTCGCGCTTTGTTGTAAAGTAGAAGTCATAAAAGGCGGTGGTGGGGTAATTTTTCTTTCTTTGCTTTCTATATCACTTATGGTGTAATTTTCATTTTTACATGCTTCATAAACAAGCTTAGCACGATCTTTGTTTGTAATGGTTAGTTTTTCGATTTTTGCTTTTTCAAATTCCACAAGTTCTGCTTCTAAATCTTGCTTGAAAATCATATCAATACTAAAATATTCTAATGGAACAAAGGCTTTAATTTCTTTTTCACGATCTACGATGATTTTTAAAGCAGCACTTTGCACCCTTCCTGCGCTTAAACCTTTTTGAATTTTTTGTCCAAGCAAGGGGCTTAATTTATAACCCACAATGCGATCTAGCAAACGCCTAGTCTGCTGGGCATTGACAGAGTGCATATCAAGTTTTCTTGGGTTTTTTAAAGCATTTTCAATAGCACTTTTTGTGATTTCATGAAAAACGATGCGAGGTAAGGTATTTTCATCTTTTCCTATAGCTTTTGCGATATGATAAGCTATAGCTTCTCCTTCTCTATCCTCATCGGTTGCAAGATAGATTTGATCTGCTTTTTTAGCCTTTTCTTTAAGCTCTTTTACTAAAGTGCTATGATCACTTGTGATTCTATATTCTGGTACAAATTCATCATTGTCTATTTTTATCCCAAAACTTGATTTTGGTAAATCTCTTATATGTCCTTTTGAAGCAATGACCTCATAATCTTTTCCTAAAAAATTCCCTATAGTTTTGGCTTTTGCTGGGGACTCTACTATGATTAAGTTTTTCATTTTGTACCTTTATAGAAATAAAAAGCTGAATTTAGCTAAAAATTTTTAAAATTTTACTTATATTTTTATTTTTTTAAATCTAAAAATTTTCTAAAATATTTTTAATCTTAATTAAATTTAAGTTTAATTTTAAAAAACTAGAGAGATCCTTCGTTTCACTTAGGATGACACGCTATTTTCTAAAGATTTAGAATGACGCATTATTCCATCATTCTGAGTGAATGTGAAGAATCTCATTAAATCTTCCTATGTTTTAGTGCACTTTTTCGGTTGCTGTTTATGGCTTAGATTAAACGCAAAGATTTTGCCAAAAATTAATTTGGCATTAATCTTGTTTTGTGAAATTTGCATCTTTTACAAAGTTCTTCTATGCGTTTATTATGATAAAAAGCCTCTTTTATAGAATTTATTCTTGCACCTTTTAAAAGCTCGTCAAAAGAATTTTCAAAAATATTTCCCAAATTAATATCGCCTTTTGTATCCAAACAACAAGGCACGAGAGTGCCATTGCTTAAAATCCCAATTTGTTCTTTTAAGGCGTGACATTTTCCTTCTAAAAATTGCGCCCTATCCTTTAAACTAGGCCATTTAAAAAGTTTATTTTGATTTAAAATGATATGCCTTGCAAGGCGATTTTTACTTAAGTTTTGATTAATTTTGCTTTGAAAATTTTGCTCTAAAAAATCATAAATTTGCAAATTCTCATTTGGAGCTTTGAAATTTTCATTTAAATTCCAAAGTCTAAGATTGATAAAAGAAAGGATTTTTTGCCCTAAATGCTCATTGCAAAGATCTATAATTGGCTTAAAATACTCTTCTAAAGAAAGTTTGCTTTGACTTAAAAATGCCATTAAGGAAATGTTTATTTGGCAAATATTGTCGTATTTTAGCAACAATTTACGATTTTTAGGACTAAGATAAAAGCCACTTGTAGTAATTTCTAGTTTCATTTTGTAATTTTTAGCGATTTTTAAATACTCTTCCAAATCACCCAAAAGCAAAGGATCGCCCAAAAGATGAAAGGTGAAAATTTCACTTTTTTCACAAATTTGTGCTGCAAGTTTGGCGAAATTTTCCACACCCATTATCCCGCGCTCACCTTTTTTAGAAGGACAAAAATTGCATTTTAATCCGCAAATATCACTTAATTCCACATAAATTTTTTTAAATTTCATTTATAAATTTTCCTAGTTTATTGGCTGTAAAATTTTAGTCAATAAAGTTAAATTTTGTAACATTAAAGATAAAAATCATCTGAAAATATTTTTAATCCCATTAAAATGAAAATTAATGCTATATACTGAAATTTTTATCAAAAACTAAAGGAGAAAAATGACACACTCAAACACGCAAACACTCACCAGATCACAAAAAATCCGCTCAATCATCGCCGCAAGTAGCGGAAATTTAGTAGAATGGTTTGATTTTTACATTTATGCTTTTAGTGCGACTTATTTCGCTCACACTTTTTCAACTTCTGATAATCCTTTGATTCAGCAAATCAACGCTTTTGGAGTTTTTGCTGCTGGATTTTTTATGCGTCCTATAGGTTCTTGGCTTTTTGGTTCTTTGGCTGATAAAGTGGGCCGTAAAAAATCTATGGTAATTTCAGTGATTTTAATGGCTTTGGGATCTTTTATGATTGCTGCCTTGCCAAGTAAAGATATAGTGGGGGATTTTGCCATTATTTTACTTTTACTTGCAAGACTCATACAAGGACTTAGCGTAGGTGGAGAATACGGCATAGCAGCCACTTATCTCTCAGAACTTGCTACAGAAGGCAAAAGAGGATTTTATTCTTCTTTTCAATATGTAACTCTCATTGGCGGACAACTTTTAGCAGTGGCTAGCATTAGCATTATGTTTTTATTTTTTAGCGTTGATGAAATGAAAGAATATGCTTGGAGAATTCTCTTTGTAATTGGTGGTGTTTTAGCTCTTGGCTCACTTTTTGTGCGAAAAATTATGAATGAAAGTGCCACACAAATTCACAAACACGAAGATCGTGGGACTTTTAAAGCTTTATTTAGAACTTCCTTAAAACCTTTTTTACTTGTTCTTGGCATTACTGCTGGTGGATCTTTGGCCTTTTATACTATCACAACTTATACTAAAACCTTCATAGAGAATGCAGGTATGGATAAAGTGATAACAAATAATCTTTTCTTAGGTGCTTTGTTTATTTTAATGATCATTCAACCTCTTTTTGGTCTTTTAGGCGATAAAATAGGACATAAACAATCTTTGATCATTTTTACCATCTTAGCTTTCTTTGGAATTTATCCTATTTTTATGTTTATTGATACTTATGCGCAAAGTTCAGCATTTTTAATTTT
This genomic interval from Campylobacter sp. CCS1377 contains the following:
- the topA gene encoding type I DNA topoisomerase, producing MKNLIIVESPAKAKTIGNFLGKDYEVIASKGHIRDLPKSSFGIKIDNDEFVPEYRITSDHSTLVKELKEKAKKADQIYLATDEDREGEAIAYHIAKAIGKDENTLPRIVFHEITKSAIENALKNPRKLDMHSVNAQQTRRLLDRIVGYKLSPLLGQKIQKGLSAGRVQSAALKIIVDREKEIKAFVPLEYFSIDMIFKQDLEAELVEFEKAKIEKLTITNKDRAKLVYEACKNENYTISDIESKERKITPPPPFMTSTLQQSASNRLGFNPKKTMMIAQKLYEGVNTHEGIMGVITYMRTDSLNLAKEAVENARVFIKENFGKEYLPSKANVYATKTKGAQEAHEAIRPTNLSFTPQIAAKFLDKDELKLYSLIYNRFLACQMNPAISQTQNVFVNNDKAVFKISGRKILFDGYYKVYGDMDKDKILPNFKIGENLKIQNLEINSHFTEPPSRYSEAGLVKKLESLGIGRPSTYAPTISILTSRDYVKIDKKQLIPSEVAFTVTEVLEKNFSDIVDSKFTSNLENTLDEIAEDKADWQETLKEFYYPFMRKIEEGKTKIASLKTVTKLGETCPDCGGELAIRKGRYGEFIACLNFPKCKYSRNLKSENKSEEAPKAKANGIGITCPSCKEGEIVERFSKRGKFYGCSVYPKCNFISKYKPSDEKCEECGENLVIKELKKGTFLECLKCKIKKEIKD
- a CDS encoding MFS transporter, translated to MTHSNTQTLTRSQKIRSIIAASSGNLVEWFDFYIYAFSATYFAHTFSTSDNPLIQQINAFGVFAAGFFMRPIGSWLFGSLADKVGRKKSMVISVILMALGSFMIAALPSKDIVGDFAIILLLLARLIQGLSVGGEYGIAATYLSELATEGKRGFYSSFQYVTLIGGQLLAVASISIMFLFFSVDEMKEYAWRILFVIGGVLALGSLFVRKIMNESATQIHKHEDRGTFKALFRTSLKPFLLVLGITAGGSLAFYTITTYTKTFIENAGMDKVITNNLFLGALFILMIIQPLFGLLGDKIGHKQSLIIFTILAFFGIYPIFMFIDTYAQSSAFLIFILVVVLFAILSFYTSVAGIFKAKLFPEHVRALGTGLGYAISNAIFGGSAPWVALQFKNAGIEKGFFVYIAVLILFMFIATLCLPKKSELN
- a CDS encoding SPASM domain-containing protein encodes the protein MKFKKIYVELSDICGLKCNFCPSKKGERGIMGVENFAKLAAQICEKSEIFTFHLLGDPLLLGDLEEYLKIAKNYKMKLEITTSGFYLSPKNRKLLLKYDNICQINISLMAFLSQSKLSLEEYFKPIIDLCNEHLGQKILSFINLRLWNLNENFKAPNENLQIYDFLEQNFQSKINQNLSKNRLARHIILNQNKLFKWPSLKDRAQFLEGKCHALKEQIGILSNGTLVPCCLDTKGDINLGNIFENSFDELLKGARINSIKEAFYHNKRIEELCKRCKFHKTRLMPN